Proteins encoded by one window of Chanos chanos chromosome 7, fChaCha1.1, whole genome shotgun sequence:
- the LOC115816230 gene encoding galactose-specific lectin nattectin-like — protein sequence MGKLSAFAVVCLLFAFSFAAEEIDDEENSIEDLPPVEDTTDHENSTALTSAGKIIQKRATRCPSGWLQYGRRCYLFRTSPTYWYHAERYCIRYGGNLVSIHNYRERNFVVKLLDQKKAHVCGAWIGAYDAVQEGYWFWSDGSRWNYNGWQRGGIDNRGQREHCAVADSRGISILSHDTKFTLLV from the exons ATGGGGAAGTTGAGtgcatttgctgttgtttgccTTCTCTTCGCCTTCAGCTTCGCAG CAGAGGAAATAGATGATGAAGAAAACAGCATTGAGGACTTGCCCCCTGTTG AGGACACAACTGACCATGAAAACAGCACGGCTCTGACCTCTGCCG GAAAGATTATCCAGAAAAGGGCAACACGCTGTCCATCAGGCTGGCTTCAATATGGACGTCGCTGTTACCTTTTCAGAACATCACCCACATATTGGTATCATGCTGAG AGGTATTGCATTAGATACGGAGGGAACCTCGTCTCTATACACAATTACCGGGAGCGTAATTTTGTGGTGAAACTTCTGGATCAAAAGAAAGCACACGTCTGTGGTGCCTGGATTGGGGCGTACGATGCTGTTCAG GAGGGTTATTGGTTCTGGAGCGACGGGTCCAGGTGGAACTATAACGGGTGGCAGAGAGGCGGTATTGACAACCGTGGACAAAGGGAGCATTGCGCTGTGGCCGACTCTCGAGGTATCAGCATCCTCTCCCATGACACAAAGTTCACACTCTTAGTATGA